The following is a genomic window from Variovorax paradoxus.
GTTGAAGAAAACGAGATCGCCGGGCTTGAGTTGGCTGCGGTCGATCTTTTCGGTGGCTGCGGCTTGTTCTTCGGCGCGGCGGGGCAGCAGGTGGCCAACGGTCTGGTTGTACATGGCGCGAACGAAGCCGCTGCAATCGAAGCCGGACTCGGCCGAGTTGCCACCGCGGCGATATGGAACGCCAAGGAAGCCGATGGCGGTAACGACCAAATCGGAAGTTCGTTCGGTGACGGTTTGGCGAACCTGCTGGAGTTGTCCGATCAAGCCCTTGTCGACAAGCAAGCGGGCAAGTTCGTCATCGGTTCGGTCCTGTTGAGGAGCGGCCTGGACGGCGACGGCAAACAGGAGGGAAGCGGGTAGGACGAAAAAACGCATGGCGCGTAGGATATTGATGACGCGCGGTTATGTCAACCTCATCTGAATTGGCGAATGTATCTCCAAATGATTGATTTGCTTGAAATTTTTCGATTCGGCTGAAGAAAAAATGTAACGGCGGACCTTTATGAACCATAAGCGATTGCCCGCAAATGAACCTCCGCCTGTAAGGTGAATCACTCGCGGGAGCGCGTTTGATCGACAAAATCCCGCAACATCGCTTCAACTTCCCGCAAAATTCGTGAATCTGCAAATTACATCGAACTTTCGGCCTATGGGTCGCGCAGCTGTCCTGGCGGGGTTGGCGTTCGCGGGCACCGTTGTAGCGCAGCTACGCCCTGAGACCATTTCGTCCGGTCTCGAGAATCCATGGGGCGTCGCCTTCCTGCCGAACGGCCGTTTCGCGGTGACCGAACGCGCCGGGCGTTTGCGGGTGATTGCTGCGGACGGAAAAATCAGCCCGCCAGTGACCGGGTTACCTGCGATTGCGGCGGGCGGCCAGGGTGGCCTGCTCGACGTGCTGGCGGATTCAGGCTTCGAAAAGAACCGCACGCTGTACTTCTGTTTTTCCGAACCCCAGGCAGGGGGCTCGGCCAACGGCACTGCGCTGGCCCGCGCACAGCTTTCGGAAGAGGGCGCGAAGCTGGAGAACCTGCGCATCATCTTCAGCCAGCAACCCAAGGTGGCCAGCCGCAATCATTTCGGCTGCCGCATTGTCGAAGCGAGAGACGGCACGCTGTTTCTTACGCTGGGCGACCGGTACAGCCGCAAGGACGATGCGCAGAAGCTCGACAGCCACCTGGGCAAAGTCGTGCGCATTGCCAAAGACGGAACCGTGCCAAAGGACAACCCGTTTGTCGGCCGGAGTGGGGCGCTGCCTGAAATCTGGAGCTACGGCCACCGCAATGGCCAGGGCGCGACGCTCGCGCCGGACGGCCGCCTGTGGATGACGGAGCACGGCCCCCAAGGCGGCGACGAGCTCAATGTTCCGCAAGCTGGCCGCAACTACGGCTGGCCGGTGATCACCTACGGTGAAAACTACGGCGGCGGCAAGATTGGCGACGGCCTCACCGCGAGCGAAGGGATGGAGCAGCCGTTGCACTACTGGGTGCCGTCGATTGCGCCATCGGGCATGGCCTTCCTGACCAGCGACCGGTATGGCACGGGGTGGAGGGGCAATCTCTTCGTCGGATCGCTCAAGTTCGGCTATCTCGACCGCATCGAGCTGAAAGACGGCAAGGTGGTGGCCGAGCACAGGCTGCTGGCCGACGGAAGGGCGCGTATCCGCGACGTGAAGCAGGGGCCGGACGGATTGCTTTATGTACTGACCGACGAATCCGACGGCAAGCTGCTGCGGTTAAGGCCGAACTGACCCCAGGGCTTCAGCCTGAGCAGCCCGGCAGAGGCAGCGTGGGCAGCATGCTGCGCCAGAGGCGCATCCACTCGGGCCAGTCATGGCCGCCCTCGGTCGTGAACACGCGGCCCTCCGGCAGCGCAGCGGCCAGGAGCCGGTGGCTGAAGGCAAAGCGGTCGTCGATGCCGTAGCCCAGGTAAAGCGGCGGGCGCGCGCCGAAGGTGGCGCTATGGCCGACGTGGCCGCGCAGCCATTGCCAAAGCTGCGTTTCGTTCGGCGTTCGCGGGTCGCTGCCCGGTGGGGCGTCCAGCGGCCCGGTCCAGTGGGCCACGCCGCCCGCATTGGCGATGTCCAGGCTGAGCGCGCGTTCCCCCAGATAAGGCGCGATGGTCACGAGGCCGGCCAGTTCGCCGGGGTGGGTTTGCGCGTAGAGAAGCCCGCCGAATCCGCCGACCGAAATGCCGACGATCCAGATCGACTTGTAGCCCTTGCTGCGTGCCGGTGCCATCACGTCCTTGCTCAACCGGTCGAGGATGGTCTTGTTGTTGTAGTAGCCGAGGTGCGCATCGACCAGCATCGCGTCCACCGCGAGCCTGTTGTCGCCTAGCGCCTTGACGAAACCCTCGCGCGTGAAATCGTCCGGGTGCGAATAGGCGCCGGGCAGGAGCAAAAGCAGCGTGTCCGCGTTCGGGGTGCAGCTGCTCTTTTCGAGCGTGCTCTCCAGCGGCGTGTTGGCCGTTCGCATGCCGCCGCAGCCGGAGACCAGGAGCACGGCGCAAAGGCTCAGCAGCAGGAGAGGGCGCCGCGCTGAGAGGCGCCAGTAAAAGATCCGCATCCAGCGGAGTCTAGGTGCACGGCTTTTCGGTGGTACGGTCTAGCCCAATCAATTTTCATCTGAAAGAATCAGTTCATGCTGCTCGACGCCTCGCAATCCCAACTCGTGCTGATCGACTACCAGGCGCAACTGATGCCTGCGATCTTCGAGGCCGATGCCGTGGCGCAGAACGCCGTGCGCCTGGGCAAGATGGCGCGCCTGTTCGAGGTGCCGGTCTGGGGCACCGAGCACAACCCCTCGAAGCTCGGCGAAACCCTGCCCAGCATTCGCGCGCTGTACCAGCGAACCTTGCCCAAGATGCATTTCAGCGGCATGGAGGAGGGCCTTGGCGAATGGCTGCGCGTGCCGCCCAAGGCGCCGCAGGGCAACGCCCGCAGCCTGCCGAAGCACCTGCAGAAGCCTGCGGCCGCAGCCGAAGAGCGCAACACCATCGTGATTGCCGGCTGCGAGGCGCATGTGTGCCTGCTGCAGACCGCACTCGATCTTCTTGAAGACGAGTTTGAAGTTTGGGTGGTGACCGACGCCTGCAGCTCTCGCACCGAGCGCAATCGCGACGCGGCCTTCGACCGGTTGGCCGGCGCGGGCGCCGAGTTGGTGACCACCGAGATGGTCGGCTTCGAGTGGCTGCGCACGGCCGAGCACCCGGCATTCCCCGAGCTGCTGAAGATCATTCGATAACGGCCTTGCGTTCAGCCCCCACCCGGCCGGGGCCGGAGCGACGCGGGCGACACCTGATTGTCGGGCGCGTCAGCTTCCTGCAAGATCGATCTCCATAATTATGAATTCAGTTTTAGGCGACGCTGATCGCCGGAGCTGATTTCCATAACCAGGAGACATCGCAGATGAGCCGCTACGAAGAGTTCTATCGCCGGTCGGTGGATGCGCCCGAGGCGTTCTGGGCCGAGCAGGCCCGGCTGATCGACTGGAAGACGCCGCCGACCCAGGTTCTGGACGCCAGCCAGCCGCCATTTGCCCGCTGGTTCGTGGGTGGAAGCACCAATCTGTGCCACAACGCCGTCGACCGGCATGTAGCCGAATGCGGCGATCAACCTGCGTTGATCTTCGTATCGACTGAAACCGGAACCGAAAGAACCTACAGCTTTCGCGAACTGCATGCCGAGGTGCAGCGCACCGCGGCCAGCCTGGTCGAGCTCGGGGTGGGCAAAGGCGACCGCGTGCTCATCTATATGCCGATGATTCCGGAAGCGGCGTTCGCCATGCTGGCCTGCGCGCGGATCGGCGCCATCCATTGCGTGGTTTTCGGCGGCTTCGCCAGTGGCTCGCTGGCGGCGCGCATCGAAGACGCCGAGCCCAAGGTGGTGGTGAGCGCCGACGCCGGTTCTCGCGGCGGCAAGGTCATTGCGTACAAGCCGCTGCTCGACGAGGCCATCAGGATTTCAAAGCACAAGCCACCGGCCGTGCTCCTGACCGATCGCGGCCTTGCGCCCATGGCATTGACCGCCGGGCGCGACCACCTGGCTGCCGAGTTGAGCCTGAAGCATCGCGCCACCGAAGTGCCATGCACCTGGCTGGCCGCCACCGACATCAGTTACACCATCTACACGAGCGGCACCACCGGCAAGCCGAAGGGCGTGCAGCGCGATGTCGGCGGCTATGCGGTGGCGCTGGCCGCCAGCATGAAGCACATCTTCGACGGGCGGGCGGGCGAAACCTATTTTTCGACCAGCGACATCGGCTGGGTGGTGGGCCACAGCTACATCGTCTATGGGCCGCTGATCGCCGGCATGGCCACCCTGATGTACGAGGGCCTGCCCACCCAGGGCATCGACAAGCAGCCTGACGGCGGCATCTGGTGGCGCCTGGTCGAGAAATACAAGGTCACGGTGAAGTTCAGCGCGCCCACCGCGGTGCGCGTGCTCAGGAAGCAAGACCCGGCGCTGCTCAGAAAATACGACCTGTCGAGCCTGCGCGCGCTCTTCCTGGCGGGCGAACCGCTCGACGAGCCCACAGCGCGGTGGATTGCCGACGGCTTGGGCGTGCCGATCATCGACAACTATTGGCAGACCGAATCGGGCTGGCCGATCATCACCATTGCCAATGGCGTGGAGAAAAAGCCCAGCAAATTCGGCAGCCCGGGCGTGCCGATGTACGGCTACCGCGTGAAGATCCTGCACGAATCCACAGGTGAGGAACTGACGGGCGCCAACGAAAAGGGCGTGGTCGTGATCGAAGGGCCCACGCCGCCGGGCTTCATGCAAACGGTGTGGAAGGACGACCGGCGGTTCGTCGACACCTATTGGAAAACCGTACCCGGCAAGATGGTCTATTCGACCTTCGACTGGGGGATTCGCGACGAAGACGGTTACTTCTACATCCTCGGGCGCACCGACGACGTGATCAACGTGGCCGGGCACCGCCTCGGCACGCGCGAGATCGAGGAGAGCATTTCGGGGCACGCCGGCGTGGCCGAGGTGGCGGTGGTCGGCGTGGCCGATGCGCTCAAGGGGCAGGTGGCCATGGCTTTCGTCGTACCGCGGGACGGCCAGGCAGTTACCGACCCCGACGTGGCGCTGAAGCTGGAGGGCGAAATCATGAAAGTGGTGGCCGACCAGCTCGGCGCGCTGGCGCGGCCGGCCCGCGTGCGCTTTGTGAACGGGCTGCCCAAGACCCGCAGCGGCAAGCTGCTGCGGCGGGCGATCCAGGCCGTGTGCGAGCAGCGCGATCCGGGCGACCTGACCACCATGGACGACCCCGCCACGCTGCAACAGATCAAACAACTACTTTCTTCTGCCTGAATGAGCAAGGGTAATCTTGCGAAGTTGCGCCGAGCCGTCATATGTCTGACGTGGCACAATGCCAAGGTACTCAGGCCCTTCCCCAGCCACAGTCGCATCCGCCAACCGGTTCAGCCGTGTCGCGGAAGGTTTCTTAACCAGCTAGTGCTTCCTTCAGGGAAGCGAAGGTCAGCGGAATATGAGCGATTCTTCTACGCCATCGGCGTACACCGCCTATCAAGGCAACACATACCTCTTCGGCGGCAATGCGCCCTACGTCGAAGAGATGTACGAAAACTACCTTGCCAACCCTGGCAGCGTGCCTGACAACTGGCGCTCGTATTTCGATGCGCTGCAGAATGTTCCCGCCGTAGACGGCTCCAATACCCGCGATGTGCCGCACCAGCCGGTCATCAACGCCTTTGCAGAACGTGCCAAGCAGGGCACGACCCGCGTGGTCCAGGCCAGCGGCGCAGACTCCGAACTGGGCCGCAAGCGCACCGCCGTCCAGCAGCTGATTGCCGCCTACCGCAACGTCGGAGCCCGCTGGGCCGACCTCGACCCCCTCAAGCGCGCCGAGCGCCCGGCCATTCCGGAACTCGAGCCCTCGTTCTACGGCTTTACCGACGCCGACCTCGAGACGGTGTTCAACACGAGCAACACCTTCTTCGGCAAAGAGACCATGTCGCTGCGCGACCTGCTCAATGCCTTGCGTGAAACGTATTGCGGCACGATGGGCGCCGAGTACATGTACACCACCGACCAGAACCACAAGCGCTGGTGGCAGCAGAAGCTCGAAAGCGCCCGGACCAACCCCAAGCTGACGGCCGAGCAGAAGAAGCACGTGCTGAACCGCCTTACGGCGGCCGAGGGCCTCGAGCGCTTCCTGCATACCAAGTACGTGGGCCAGAAGCGCTTCTCGCTCGAAGGCGGCGAGAGCTTCATCGTCTCGATGGACGAGCTCATCAACCAGGCCGGCGTCAAGGGCGTGCAGGAAATCGTGATCGGCATGGCCCACCGCGGCCGCCTGAACGTGCTGGTCAATTCGCTGGGCAAGCTGCCCGCCGACCTGTTCGCCGAGTTCGACCACACCGCACCTGAAGACCTGCCAAGCGGCGACGTGAAGTACCACCAGGGCTTCAGCTCGGACGTGACCACCCCTGGCGGCCCGGTGCACCTGAGCCTTGCGTTCAACCCCTCGCACCTCGAAATCGTGAACCCCGTGGTCGAAGGCTCCGTGCGTTCGCGCATGGACCGCCGCGCCGACCCGCAGGGCAAGCAGGTGCTGCCCGTGCTGGTGCACGGCGACGCCGCCTTCGCGGGCCAGGGCGTCGTGATGGAAACGCTGGCACTGGCAGAAACGCGCGGCTACTTCACCGGCGGCACGGTGCATATCGTCATCAACAACCAGATCGGCTTCACCACCAGCGACCCGCGCGACAGCCGCTCGACGCTGTACTGCTCGGACATCGTCAAGATGATCGAGGCGCCGGTGCTGCACGTGAACGGCGACGATCCCGAAGCCGTGGTGCTGGCTACCCAGCTCGCCCTCGAATTCCGCATGGAGTTCCAGAAGGACGTGGTTGTGGACATCGTCTGCTTCCGCAAGCTCGGCCACAACGAGCAGGACACGCCTTCGCTCACGCAGCCGCTCATGTACAAGAAGATCGCCCAGCATCCCGGCACGCGCAAGCTGTACGCCGACAAGCTGGCCGCTCAAGGCCTGGGCGACACGCTCGGCGACGACATGGTCAAGGCGCAACGCGCGGCCTTCGACGAAGGCAAGAACACCATCGACCCGGTGCTCACCAACTTCAAGAGCAAGTACGCGGTCGACTGGAGCCCCTACCTCAACAAGAAGTGGACCGATGCCGGCGACACGGCCATTCCGTCCAGCGAGTGGAAGCGCCTGGCCGAGAAGATCACCACGGTGCCGGCCGGCTTCACGGTGCACCCGCTCGTGAAGAAGGTGCTGGACGACCGCGCCGCCATGGGCCGCGGCGACGTGAACGTCGACTGGGGCATGGGCGAGCACATGGCTTTCGCCTCTCTGGTGGCCAGCGGCTACCCGGTTCGCCTCTCGGGCGAGGACTCGGGCCGTGGCACCTTCACGCACCGCCACGCCGTGCTGCACGACCAGAACCGCGAGAAGTTCGACGTCGGCACCTACACTCCGCTGCAGAACGTGGCTGAAAACCAGGCGCCGTTCGTCGTCATCGACTCCATCCTCTCGGAAGAAGCCGTCCTCGCGTTCGAATACGGCTACGCATCGAACGACCCGAACACGCTCGTGATCTGGGAAGCCCAGTTCGGCGACTTCGTGAACGGCGCGCAAGTGGTGATCGACCAGTTCATCGCTTCGGGCGAAGTGAAGTGGGGCCGCGTCAACGGCCTGACCATGATGCTGCCGCACGGCTACGAAGGCCAGGGCCCCGAGCACAGCTCGGCACGCCTGGAGCGCTTCATGCAGCTGAGCGCGGACACCAACATGCAAGTGGTGCAGCCGACCACGGCCAGCCAGATCTTCCACGTGCTGCGCCGCCAGATGGTGCGCAACCTGCGCAAGCCGCTCATCATCCTTACGCCCAAGTCGCTGCTGCGCAACAAGGATGCAACGTCGCCGCTGTCCGAGTTCACCAAGGGCAGCTTCCAGACGGTCATTCCGGACAGCAAGGGCCTGAAGGCAGAGAAGGTCAAGCGCCTGATCGCCTGCTCGGGCAAGGTCTACTACGACCTGTTCAAGAAGCGCGAAGAGCAGGGCAACGAGGACGTGGCGATCATCCGCGTCGAGCAGCTCTACCCGTTCCCGCACAAGGCCTTTGCCGCCGAGATCAAGAAGTACCCGAATCTCGTCGACGTGGTCTGGTGCCAGGACGAGCCGCAGAACCAGGGCGCCTGGTTCTTCGTGCAGCACTACATCCACGAAAACATGCAGGAAGGCCAGAAGCTCGGCTACTCCGGCCGTGCCGCTTCGGCATCGCCGGCGGTGGGCTACTCGCACCTGCACCAGGAACAGCAGAAGGCGCTCGTCGATGGCGCATTTGGCAAGCTCAAGGGCTTCGTGCTGACCAAGTAATCAAGAGCCTTTTTTCACACGAACACCCTCAAGAACAAAACGGAGCTCACTCCAAATGTCTATCGTAGAAGTCAAAGTCCCCCAGCTTTCCGAATCCGTGGCCGAAGCCACCATGCTCACCTGGAAGAAGAAGGCCGGCGAAGCCGTCGCCGTCGATGAAATCCTGATCGAGATCGAGACCGACAAGGTCGTGCTCGAAGTGCCCGCACCCTCGGCCGGCGTGCTGGCCGAAATCGTCCAGCCCGATGGCGCCACCGTGGTGGCCGACCAGCTCATCGCCAGGATCGACACCGAAGGCAAGGGCGCGGCCGCCGCACCGGCGGCAGCACCCGCCGCCGCAGCCCCGGCGCCCGCCGCAGCCCCGGCGCCCGCCGCTGCACCGGCCCCCGCAGCCGCTGCCGCAGCCGCCGGCGGCTCGAAGGCCGACGTTGCCATGCCCGCCGCTGCCAAGCTGCTGGCCGACAACAACCTGAAGACCAGCGACGTGGCCGGTACCGGCAAGGACGGCCGCGTCACCAAGGGCGACGTGCTCGGCGCCGTGGCTTCGGGCGCCAAGCCTGCCGCCACCGTGGCGGCACCGGCCGCCAAGCCTGCGCTGCCGCAAGTCTCGGCACCCTCTGGCACCGCAGACCTGGGCGAACGCCCCGAGCAGCGCGTGCCGATGAGCCGCCTGCGCGCCCGCATTGCCGAGCGCCTGCTGCAATCGCAAGCCACCAACGCCATCCTGACGACCTTCAACGAGGTCAACATGGCACCGGTGATGGAACTGCGCAAGCGCTTCCAGGACAGCTTCACCAAGGAACACGGCGTGAAGCTCGGCTTCATGAGCTTCTTCGTGAAGGCCGCGGTGCATGCGCTGAAGAAGTACCCGGTGATCAACGCCTCGGTCGACGGCAACGACATCCTGTACCACGGCTACTTCGACATCGGTATTGCTGTCGGTTCGCCGCGCGGCCTGGTGGTGCCCATCCTGCGCAATGCCGACCAGATGAGCTTTGCCGACATCGAGAAGAAGATTGCCGAATACGGCAAGAAGGCGCAGGACGGCAAGCTCGGCATCGAAGAGATGACTGGCGGCACGTTCTCCATCTCGAACGGCGGCACCTTCGGCTCGATGCTATCGACCCCGATCATCAACCCGCCCCAGTCGGCCATCCTCGGCGTGCACGCCACCAAGGACCGCGCCGTCGTCGAGAACGGCCAGATCGTCATCCGCCCGATGAACTACCTTGCCATGAGCTATGACCACCGCATCATCGACGGCCGCGAAGCCGTGCTGGGCCTGGTCGCCATGAAGGAGGCGCTGGAAGATCCGTCGCGCCTGCTGTTCGACATCTGAGGAGACTGATCAGATGGCAAACAAACAATTCGACGTCATCGTCATCGGCGGCGGCCCCGGCGGCTACATCGCGGCCATTCGCGCCGCGCAACTCGGCTTCAACGTCGCGTGTATCGACGAGTGGAAAAACGGCAAGGGCGGCCCGGCACCGGGCGGCACCTGCACCAACGTCGGCTGCATTCCGTCGAAGGCGCTGCTGCAATCGTCGGAGCACTTCGAGCAGGCCGGCCACCACTTTGCCGACCACGGCATCAAGGTCGAGGGCCTTGGCCTGGACATCGACAAGATGCTGGCCCGCAAGGACCAGGTCGTGAAGCAGAACAACGACGGCATCCTGTACCTGTTCAAGAAGAACAAGATCAGCTTCTTCCATGGCCGCGGCTCGTTCGTGAAAACCGACGAAACCGGCTATGAGATCAAGGTGGCGGGCGCGGCCGAAGAATCGATCAGCGGCAAGCACATCATCGTGGCCACGGGCTCCAACGCCCGCGCATTGCCCGGTACGCCTTTCGACGAGGAGAACATTCTTTCGAACGACGGCGCGCTGCGCATCGGCGCGGTGCCGAAGAAGCTGGGCCTGATCGGCTCGGGCGTCATCGGCCTGGAAATGGGGTCGGTGTGGCGCCGCCTCGGTGCCGAAGTCACGGTGCTCGAAGCGCTGCCGACCTTCCTCGGCGCGGTGGACGAGCAGATCGCCAAGGAAGCCAAGAAGGCCTTCGACAAGCAGAAGCTCAAGATCGAGCTTGGCGTCAAGGTCGGCGAGATCAAGTTGTCGAAGAAGGGCGTGAGCGTTGCCTGGACCAATGCCAAGGGCGAAGCCCAGACGCTGGAAGTCGACAAGCTGATCGTCTCGATCGGCCGCGTGCCCAACACCATTGGCCTGAACGCCGAAGCCGTGGGCCTGAAGCTGGACGAGCGCGGCGCCATTGCCGTGGACGACGATTGCAAGACGAGCCTGCCCAACGTGTGGGCCATCGGCGACGTGGTGCGCGGTCCGATGCTCGCGCACAAGGCCGAGGAAGAGGGCGTTGCCGTGGCGGAGCGCATTGCGGGCCAGCACGGCCACGTCAACTTCAACACGGTTCCGTGGGTCATCTATACCAGCCCCGAGATCGCGTGGGTCGGGCAGACCGAGCAGCAGCTCAAGGCCGCGGGCCGCGCCTACAAGGCCGGCACCTTCCCGTTCCTGGCAAACGGCCGCGCACGCGCGCTGGGCGACACGACCGGCATGGTCAAGTTCCTGGCCGATGCCGCAACCGACGAGATCCTCGGCGTGCACATCGTGGGCCCGCAAGCCAGCGAGCTGATCTCCGAAGCCGTGGTGGCCATGGAGTTCAAGGCCAGCGCCGAAGACATCGCGCGCATCTGCCACGCGCATCCGTCGCTGTCGGAAGCCACGAAGGAAGCGGCACTTGCCGTGGACAAGCGTACGCTGAACTTCTGATCCATTGACCAGCGTCAAAGAGGCCTATGAGGCGGAACTCGCGGTGCGCGGGTTCCAGAGCGATCCCGCGCAACTGCGTGCCGTGGAGGCGCTGGATCGCTGCGCGCGGGAGTGGGCCGGCTACAAGGCCCAGCGCTCCAACGCACTGAAGAAGTTCATCAACCGGCCGGAGCTCCCGCGCGGCGTCTACATGTATGGCGGCGTCGGGCGGGGCAAGAGCTTCCTGATGGACTTGTTCTTCAACGCCGTGCCGCTCAGGCGCAAGACGCGCCTGCACTTTCACGAGTTCATGCGCGAGGTGCACCGCGAGTTGCGCGAGTTGCAGGGCACGGTCAATCCGCTCGATGAGCTTGGGTTGCGCATTTCCAAGCGCTACAAGCTGATCTGCTTCGACGAGTTCCACGTGGCGGACATCACCGATGCGATGATTCTTCATCGGCTGCTGGTGTCGCTGTTCGAGAACGGCGTGGGCTTTGTCACCACCTCCAATTTCAGGCCCGACGACCTGTACCCGGGCGGGCTGCATCGCGACCGCATCCTGCCAGCGATTGCATTGCTGAACGAAAAGCTCGAAGTATTGAGCGTGGACAACGGCACCGACTACCGGCGCCGCACACTCGAGCAATTGCGCATGTACCTCACGCCCAACGATGCGGCGGCCGAGAAGGAAATGCGCAAGGCTTTCGACAAGCTGGCCGAAACGGCCGACGAAAACCCGGTCCTGCACATCGAGCAGCGCGAGATCCGCGCACGGCGCAAGGCGGGCGGTGTGGTCTGGTTCGACTTCAAGACGCTGTGCGGCGGGCCGCGCTCGCAGAACGACTACCTCGAAATTGCCAGCCAGTTCCACACGGTGCTGCTCTCCGACGTGCCGCACATGCCGGTGCGCATGGCTTCCGAAGCACGCCGTTTCACCTGGCTCGTCGACGTCTTGTACGACCGGCGTGTCAAGCTCATCATGTCGGCTGAGGTGGCGCCGGAGGCGTTGTATACCGAGGGGCCGCTGGCGCATGAATTTCCGCGCACGGTTTCCAGGCTCACCGAAATGCAATCGAGCGAATTCCTCTCGCTGGAGCGCCGGATCGTCGACACTCGACTGACATGAAAAATATCGTTTTCGCCGTGCTGATGACCTTGGGCAGCCTGCCGGTCTGGGCTCAGTCCAATGCGGCCGCAGGCACCGCCGACTTCGAAGCCGAACGCAGCAGGCTGACGGCCGAACGCGCCGCCATCGAGGCGCGATTCGAGAAGGAGCGCGCCGCCTGCTACCAGAAGTTCGCGGTCGAAGATTGCCTGCGCGACAGCCGCAGGCGCCGCCGCACCGAAACCGATCACATCAAGCGCCAGGAAACGGCCATCAACGACATCGAGCGCCAGCGGCGCGGCGCGGCCGAGCTCGAGAAGCTAGATCAAAAGGCCGCCACGCGGCGCCCGCAAGACACGCCCGAGAAGCAGGACGAGTCGCGCCAGGCGCAGAAAGACCGCGAGCAGCGCGCTGCCGATCACGCGGCAAGCCGTGCCGCCACCGCTGCCGAAGCCGACGAGCGCCGGCGCCAGCTCGAGGCCAAGCAAAGGGCAAACGCCGAAGAGCAGGCCAAGGCCGCGCAGCGCCGC
Proteins encoded in this region:
- a CDS encoding propionate--CoA ligase, with translation MAGADFHNQETSQMSRYEEFYRRSVDAPEAFWAEQARLIDWKTPPTQVLDASQPPFARWFVGGSTNLCHNAVDRHVAECGDQPALIFVSTETGTERTYSFRELHAEVQRTAASLVELGVGKGDRVLIYMPMIPEAAFAMLACARIGAIHCVVFGGFASGSLAARIEDAEPKVVVSADAGSRGGKVIAYKPLLDEAIRISKHKPPAVLLTDRGLAPMALTAGRDHLAAELSLKHRATEVPCTWLAATDISYTIYTSGTTGKPKGVQRDVGGYAVALAASMKHIFDGRAGETYFSTSDIGWVVGHSYIVYGPLIAGMATLMYEGLPTQGIDKQPDGGIWWRLVEKYKVTVKFSAPTAVRVLRKQDPALLRKYDLSSLRALFLAGEPLDEPTARWIADGLGVPIIDNYWQTESGWPIITIANGVEKKPSKFGSPGVPMYGYRVKILHESTGEELTGANEKGVVVIEGPTPPGFMQTVWKDDRRFVDTYWKTVPGKMVYSTFDWGIRDEDGYFYILGRTDDVINVAGHRLGTREIEESISGHAGVAEVAVVGVADALKGQVAMAFVVPRDGQAVTDPDVALKLEGEIMKVVADQLGALARPARVRFVNGLPKTRSGKLLRRAIQAVCEQRDPGDLTTMDDPATLQQIKQLLSSA
- a CDS encoding 2-oxoglutarate dehydrogenase E1 component produces the protein MSDSSTPSAYTAYQGNTYLFGGNAPYVEEMYENYLANPGSVPDNWRSYFDALQNVPAVDGSNTRDVPHQPVINAFAERAKQGTTRVVQASGADSELGRKRTAVQQLIAAYRNVGARWADLDPLKRAERPAIPELEPSFYGFTDADLETVFNTSNTFFGKETMSLRDLLNALRETYCGTMGAEYMYTTDQNHKRWWQQKLESARTNPKLTAEQKKHVLNRLTAAEGLERFLHTKYVGQKRFSLEGGESFIVSMDELINQAGVKGVQEIVIGMAHRGRLNVLVNSLGKLPADLFAEFDHTAPEDLPSGDVKYHQGFSSDVTTPGGPVHLSLAFNPSHLEIVNPVVEGSVRSRMDRRADPQGKQVLPVLVHGDAAFAGQGVVMETLALAETRGYFTGGTVHIVINNQIGFTTSDPRDSRSTLYCSDIVKMIEAPVLHVNGDDPEAVVLATQLALEFRMEFQKDVVVDIVCFRKLGHNEQDTPSLTQPLMYKKIAQHPGTRKLYADKLAAQGLGDTLGDDMVKAQRAAFDEGKNTIDPVLTNFKSKYAVDWSPYLNKKWTDAGDTAIPSSEWKRLAEKITTVPAGFTVHPLVKKVLDDRAAMGRGDVNVDWGMGEHMAFASLVASGYPVRLSGEDSGRGTFTHRHAVLHDQNREKFDVGTYTPLQNVAENQAPFVVIDSILSEEAVLAFEYGYASNDPNTLVIWEAQFGDFVNGAQVVIDQFIASGEVKWGRVNGLTMMLPHGYEGQGPEHSSARLERFMQLSADTNMQVVQPTTASQIFHVLRRQMVRNLRKPLIILTPKSLLRNKDATSPLSEFTKGSFQTVIPDSKGLKAEKVKRLIACSGKVYYDLFKKREEQGNEDVAIIRVEQLYPFPHKAFAAEIKKYPNLVDVVWCQDEPQNQGAWFFVQHYIHENMQEGQKLGYSGRAASASPAVGYSHLHQEQQKALVDGAFGKLKGFVLTK
- a CDS encoding C40 family peptidase, whose product is MRFFVLPASLLFAVAVQAAPQQDRTDDELARLLVDKGLIGQLQQVRQTVTERTSDLVVTAIGFLGVPYRRGGNSAESGFDCSGFVRAMYNQTVGHLLPRRAEEQAAATEKIDRSQLKPGDLVFFNTMRRAFSHVGIYVGEGKFIHSPRTGAQVRVEDMNGSYWSRRFDGARRVLGGAPNDEVKAAATAATRTGD
- a CDS encoding alpha/beta fold hydrolase — protein: MRIFYWRLSARRPLLLLSLCAVLLVSGCGGMRTANTPLESTLEKSSCTPNADTLLLLLPGAYSHPDDFTREGFVKALGDNRLAVDAMLVDAHLGYYNNKTILDRLSKDVMAPARSKGYKSIWIVGISVGGFGGLLYAQTHPGELAGLVTIAPYLGERALSLDIANAGGVAHWTGPLDAPPGSDPRTPNETQLWQWLRGHVGHSATFGARPPLYLGYGIDDRFAFSHRLLAAALPEGRVFTTEGGHDWPEWMRLWRSMLPTLPLPGCSG
- a CDS encoding PQQ-dependent sugar dehydrogenase, encoding MGRAAVLAGLAFAGTVVAQLRPETISSGLENPWGVAFLPNGRFAVTERAGRLRVIAADGKISPPVTGLPAIAAGGQGGLLDVLADSGFEKNRTLYFCFSEPQAGGSANGTALARAQLSEEGAKLENLRIIFSQQPKVASRNHFGCRIVEARDGTLFLTLGDRYSRKDDAQKLDSHLGKVVRIAKDGTVPKDNPFVGRSGALPEIWSYGHRNGQGATLAPDGRLWMTEHGPQGGDELNVPQAGRNYGWPVITYGENYGGGKIGDGLTASEGMEQPLHYWVPSIAPSGMAFLTSDRYGTGWRGNLFVGSLKFGYLDRIELKDGKVVAEHRLLADGRARIRDVKQGPDGLLYVLTDESDGKLLRLRPN
- a CDS encoding isochorismatase family protein; translation: MLLDASQSQLVLIDYQAQLMPAIFEADAVAQNAVRLGKMARLFEVPVWGTEHNPSKLGETLPSIRALYQRTLPKMHFSGMEEGLGEWLRVPPKAPQGNARSLPKHLQKPAAAAEERNTIVIAGCEAHVCLLQTALDLLEDEFEVWVVTDACSSRTERNRDAAFDRLAGAGAELVTTEMVGFEWLRTAEHPAFPELLKIIR